The following DNA comes from Tunturibacter psychrotolerans.
TGCGAAGATATCAGCATGTTTTGTCCCTCCTACCAGGCAACGAGATAGACGGATTGTTTCAGGACGAGATGCTAGAACACTATGCGGGAGATGAAATCCTAGAGTGCTGGAAGGATTTGTTTCCTCTTATGAGCGAGACGGATGAGCTTGGAGGTTTTCAATTTCTGGAAATGAGATCAACTCTTCCCGATGAACTCCTCATGTTTGGCGATAAACTCTCGATGGCACACGGTCTAGAGGTTCGGGTGCCCTATCTCGATAAAGACTTGGTCGAATACGTGGAGAGATTGCCAGCAAATTTCAAAGTACGAAACGGGTCCCAAAAATGGTTACATCGTCAAGTGTGTCAGGATCTCCTCCCCAAAAGATTCATGAGAAGAAAAAAACGGGGCTTTGCTGTAAATGTTGTTGATGACTGGTTCCGTAGCTCCGTGAACGGGAAAACAGAGCAAATTCTCATGGACAACGAATCTCATTTATATCGGTATTTGCGTCCGTCGGCAGTCCAGCGGATATTCAAACAACATCGGTCGGGTCGGAATGACTATCACAAGATATTGTTTAGCCTGGTAGTTTTCGAAGAGTGGCTCAGGGTCCAACTCCCGTCGCAGTCAAAGATGGATTCGGTGGTTGTAGGTACACATTAATCTAAAGATGAAAGCCGTTTTGTTAGTTGGGGGCTTGGGCACGCGGCTACGGTCGGCTGTGCCGTCATTGCCAAAAGCGTTGGCGTCAGTAGGGGGTCGTCCCTTTCTGGAGCTGCTTGTGCGGCAGTTGGCCTGTCAAGGACTTCGTCAGTTGGTGATGTGCACTGGTTATCTGTCAGAACAAATTGAAGAGGTATTTCGAGATGGCATTGATTTTGGTGGGACTATTGAATACTCAAAAGAAACGGTCCCTTTGGGCACGGCAGGTGCCTTAAAACTGGCGCAACGTTATCTGCAGCAGGAATCCGAGTTTCTGGTACTTAACGGAGACTCGTTTGTCGAAGTTGATTTCAACGACCTCATTGATTTTCATAGCAAACACTCCAGTCTGGCCACGATAGCAGTAGTGGCCGTTGAAAATGCGAGCCGCTACGGAACGGTTCATGTAGGAGCAGCCAGCCGGGTACTGGGTTTCGCAGAAAAGTCGTGTCAAGACGCGCCCGGCATCATTAATGCAGGTGTGTACGTTTTCAGCAATTCTATCCTCGCGCAAATTCCGGATGGGCCGGCGAGTCTGGAACGGGACGTCTTCCCCCAGCTTTTGGAGCAAGGGGTTTACGCGGTCGAACATCGGGGAATATTCATCGATATTGGCACTCCTGACGACTACGTACGAGCAAGTGAAATGTATGGCCGTTTAGCAACTGCCGCATTGGATAAGCGATGTCGCATTTCGCCGATAGCTATCTCATAGTCGTCACCCGAGTGAAGGTTCACCGAATCAGGCATTCGAGGGCTGGGCTACAGGCTGCCTCAGGACAAATGTGTGAAACAGACAAGTGATTTTGAAAAGCGGGTCACCAAGTTGATTCAGGCCTCAATCGAGGTCAAACAGAAACTATTGCACGATAACGTGCTAGTTTCAATGGTGGCCGAAGCCAGCAGAATCATCGTGGCAGCGTTGGGGCAAGGTAACAAAATACTTATCTGTGGCAATGGTGGCAGCGCCGCGGATGCGCAGCATATCGCGGCCGAATTCGTAGGTCGATTCGCATTTGACCGCCCAGCGCTACCGGCACTGGCATTGTCGGTTAACACATCCTGTGTGACAGCCATCGGAAATGACTACGGCTTTGATCTTGTGTTTTCGCGGCAAATTGAGGCCCTAGGCAAGAAAGGCGATGTCGTGATCGGGATCTCGACAAGTGGCGATTCGGCTAATGTGCTTCGCGCCATGTCGACTTCGAAGAAGTTGGGTCTACGCAGAATTGCATTGACAGGTTGCACGGGTGGAAAACTCAAGTACGAAGTAGAGTCTTGCCTTTGCGTGCCATCGAATGAGACGCCTCGAATTCAAGAGTGCCATATCTTGATTGGCCACATTATTAGCGAATTGGTAGAACAGACAATATTTCTCGAGTACAGTGGCATTCCGGATCGCGATCGAATTGGTCCCAGCATTCCAATTAGTTAGTTGCTTAGCAAAGCGAGAACGCAAATATGATAATTACCAGCACTCCACTTCGCATTTCATTCTTCGGTGGTGGTACTGATTATCCGGTGTGGTACCGGGAGCACGGCGGCTCCGTACTTTCGACCACCATCAACAAGTGCTGTTATATCACCTGCCGGCGCTTACCACCTTTTTTTGAGTATCACAGTCGCATCTCCTATTCAACGGTTGAAAACGTCAGCAGGAACGATGCTATCCAGCACCCGTCCGTACGTGCCTGCCTCCAATTCCTTGGGGTCGATGAGGGAGTTGAAATACACCATGTCGCGGACCTGCCCGCTCGAACAGGCTTGGGTACAAGCTCCGCGTTTACAGTGGGACTACTCCACGCGCTCTACGGTCTCAAGA
Coding sequences within:
- a CDS encoding D-sedoheptulose-7-phosphate isomerase produces the protein MKQTSDFEKRVTKLIQASIEVKQKLLHDNVLVSMVAEASRIIVAALGQGNKILICGNGGSAADAQHIAAEFVGRFAFDRPALPALALSVNTSCVTAIGNDYGFDLVFSRQIEALGKKGDVVIGISTSGDSANVLRAMSTSKKLGLRRIALTGCTGGKLKYEVESCLCVPSNETPRIQECHILIGHIISELVEQTIFLEYSGIPDRDRIGPSIPIS
- a CDS encoding nucleotidyltransferase family protein; amino-acid sequence: MKAVLLVGGLGTRLRSAVPSLPKALASVGGRPFLELLVRQLACQGLRQLVMCTGYLSEQIEEVFRDGIDFGGTIEYSKETVPLGTAGALKLAQRYLQQESEFLVLNGDSFVEVDFNDLIDFHSKHSSLATIAVVAVENASRYGTVHVGAASRVLGFAEKSCQDAPGIINAGVYVFSNSILAQIPDGPASLERDVFPQLLEQGVYAVEHRGIFIDIGTPDDYVRASEMYGRLATAALDKRCRISPIAIS